The Saccharopolyspora gloriosae genome has a segment encoding these proteins:
- a CDS encoding cation-transporting P-type ATPase: MSAPPPVVEHGHAASADDVLERLGVDPARGLGEQEAAARLVRFGPNRRVRPRRVTFWRVLREESTEPMILLLLAVAVLYGVWGELEDTVAIVLVIAVVVLVEVFTEYRAKAATAALSRLSEPTAPALREGAVRAVPTENLVPGDVLVLRAGERLTADARLIESAGLRVDESVLTGESVPADKDARAVLAVDTPLGQRRNAAFAGTTVAAGRARAVVLGTAMDTELGRITGLVNESKPPRTALQQAMRDLARWLAWLALALSVLVPVLGLLGGQPWREMILTGLTLAFATIPEELPIIITMVLGMGAYRLSRRHVVIKRLRAAETLGTVTVVATDKTGTVTENRMTLSHLVTDASTALEGDPDAAQRRLLAFAAGCTDATVVHQDDTVRVLGDPTDAALLEAAHRHGLLPGQPGGVSGELLAEHPFDTDRKIMSAVHRGDGGPLLIAKGAPEVVLGRCASRLVGGRAEPLTEDDRNRLRAQVDRMAAQGMRVIAVATREVPGGALDRDEAETGLVLTGFAGLIDPARPEVAAAVRDLRQAGIRVVMITGDHPDTARAIAAEIGLDGTGSLLTGPQIDELDDEALAEAVSVTSLFARTIPEHKLRLVRTLHARREIVAVTGDGVNDTPALAQADVGIAMGAGGTDVAREAADVVLADDDFATITRAVREGRQLFDNLRKGVRYYLACKVGLIATAVGGVALGLPVPFTPIQIVVLEMFMDIAGSATFAAEPAESDTMRRAPRDQRRPFLDRPLITAIFTCGATLFAAVTSIYLGAIWGGVPIATAQTLAFVGWMVGYSALAWVMRSERTPLVRLGMRSNGFLPPWTLVTAASLVLIMTVPVVRDALNLTTLTAGQWLVAVLVPVLAVVWIDLVKLRRRR; encoded by the coding sequence GTGAGCGCTCCGCCGCCCGTCGTCGAGCACGGGCACGCGGCTTCCGCCGACGACGTCCTGGAACGGCTCGGGGTCGACCCTGCTCGCGGCCTCGGCGAGCAGGAGGCCGCGGCCCGGCTGGTGCGCTTCGGCCCCAACCGGCGGGTCCGGCCGCGACGCGTGACCTTCTGGCGGGTGCTGCGCGAGGAGAGCACCGAGCCGATGATCCTGCTGCTGCTCGCGGTGGCCGTGCTCTACGGCGTGTGGGGAGAGCTCGAGGACACCGTCGCGATCGTCCTGGTCATCGCCGTGGTCGTGCTGGTGGAGGTGTTCACCGAGTACCGGGCCAAGGCCGCCACCGCCGCGCTGAGCAGGCTGTCCGAGCCCACCGCGCCCGCGCTGCGCGAGGGAGCGGTGCGCGCGGTGCCCACCGAGAACCTGGTGCCCGGCGACGTGCTCGTGCTGCGCGCGGGGGAGCGGCTGACCGCCGACGCCCGGCTGATCGAATCCGCCGGGCTGCGCGTGGACGAATCGGTGCTCACCGGGGAATCGGTGCCTGCGGACAAGGACGCCCGTGCTGTGCTCGCCGTTGACACGCCGCTCGGACAGCGCCGCAACGCTGCCTTCGCCGGGACGACCGTGGCCGCCGGTCGAGCCCGCGCGGTTGTGCTGGGCACCGCCATGGACACCGAGCTCGGGCGGATCACCGGGCTGGTCAACGAGTCGAAGCCGCCGCGCACCGCGCTGCAGCAGGCCATGCGCGACCTCGCCCGGTGGCTGGCCTGGCTCGCGCTCGCGCTGAGCGTGCTCGTCCCGGTGCTCGGGCTGCTCGGCGGGCAGCCCTGGCGGGAGATGATCCTGACCGGACTCACCCTGGCCTTCGCCACCATTCCCGAAGAGCTTCCGATCATCATCACCATGGTCCTCGGGATGGGCGCCTACCGGCTGTCTCGCCGCCACGTGGTGATCAAGCGGCTCCGGGCCGCCGAAACCCTCGGCACCGTCACCGTCGTGGCCACCGACAAGACCGGCACCGTCACCGAGAACCGGATGACTCTGTCGCACCTGGTCACCGATGCGTCCACGGCGCTGGAGGGCGATCCCGACGCCGCGCAGCGGCGATTGCTCGCGTTCGCCGCGGGCTGCACGGACGCGACGGTGGTGCACCAGGACGACACCGTGCGCGTCCTCGGCGACCCGACCGACGCCGCGCTGTTGGAAGCCGCTCACCGCCACGGCCTGCTGCCCGGTCAGCCCGGTGGCGTTTCCGGCGAGCTGCTGGCCGAGCACCCCTTCGACACCGACCGCAAGATCATGTCCGCGGTGCATCGCGGTGACGGCGGGCCGCTGCTGATCGCCAAGGGAGCGCCCGAGGTCGTGCTCGGCCGGTGCGCGAGCCGGCTGGTCGGGGGACGTGCCGAGCCGCTCACCGAGGACGATCGGAACCGCTTGCGCGCTCAGGTCGACCGGATGGCCGCGCAGGGGATGCGGGTGATCGCGGTGGCCACCCGCGAGGTGCCCGGCGGGGCGCTCGACCGCGACGAAGCCGAGACCGGACTCGTGCTGACCGGGTTCGCCGGGCTGATCGACCCGGCACGCCCCGAGGTCGCCGCAGCGGTGCGCGATCTGCGGCAGGCGGGCATCCGGGTCGTCATGATCACCGGCGATCACCCGGACACCGCGAGGGCCATCGCCGCCGAGATCGGACTCGACGGCACCGGATCGCTGCTCACCGGCCCGCAGATCGACGAGCTCGACGACGAAGCGCTGGCCGAGGCCGTCTCGGTGACTTCGCTGTTCGCGCGCACCATTCCGGAGCACAAGCTGCGGCTGGTGCGCACGCTGCACGCCCGGCGGGAGATCGTCGCGGTCACCGGTGACGGCGTCAACGACACCCCGGCGCTGGCCCAGGCCGACGTGGGCATCGCGATGGGAGCCGGCGGCACGGACGTCGCCCGCGAGGCCGCCGATGTCGTGCTGGCCGACGACGACTTCGCCACCATCACCCGCGCGGTGCGCGAGGGCAGGCAGCTGTTCGACAACCTGCGCAAGGGCGTGCGCTACTACCTGGCCTGCAAGGTCGGGCTCATCGCCACGGCGGTGGGCGGAGTCGCGCTGGGGCTGCCGGTGCCGTTCACCCCGATCCAGATCGTGGTGCTGGAGATGTTCATGGACATCGCGGGCAGCGCCACCTTCGCCGCCGAACCCGCCGAGAGCGACACCATGCGACGGGCGCCGCGCGACCAGCGGCGTCCGTTCCTGGACCGGCCGCTGATCACCGCGATCTTCACCTGCGGTGCCACGCTGTTCGCCGCGGTCACCTCCATCTATCTCGGGGCGATCTGGGGCGGCGTGCCGATCGCCACCGCGCAGACGCTCGCTTTCGTCGGATGGATGGTCGGCTATTCGGCACTGGCCTGGGTGATGCGTTCGGAACGAACCCCGTTGGTGCGACTGGGAATGCGCTCCAACGGCTTCCTGCCGCCTTGGACTCTGGTCACCGCCGCTTCGCTGGTGCTGATCATGACCGTGCCCGTGGTGCGCGACGCGCTGAACCTCACGACCTTGACCGCAGGTCAGTGGCTCGTGGCGGTGCTGGTTCCGGTTCTGGCGGTGGTGTGGATCGACCTGGTGAAGCTGCGTCGCCGGCGCTGA
- a CDS encoding DNA-binding protein, with translation MAEVHRLDPIHRSPGKSTVYAAWERFVRGEDDIRGVRPEVLVSWLRCRDRYRVDPNLAKAPVAVAEVEHTLEHDVVLAELGFRAATVAHEVSNAGGIVTVTDATGRVLAEWGDPRTRDHAAQANLAPWFSWAEGSTGTNGIGTALESRSPVMIRGAEHWCQAFHDWNCAGVAVHDLVTGEPIAALNISCLRSELPTAAGAWLSNAATRTGRTLRKRAQDGCAELIAAYNRVRVRVGVSLAALDPAGRVVIADDRASVLLGVPGSTPASDPAARWNPGLPELARVAGYAAKQASRNPDWVGATQIFTHLADEPTPISIRPVFLAGHLVGNLVEFGVSDAEQLPHTHTTPHHNHSQQQGQGQGRGSRVVATRDNRMVLLHHPEISFAESDGNDVWLTTDQGRLRAATPALDKLETQLAHTGLRVHRQYIVNLNRIREIERGTKGELTLIMDDHAHTMIPVSRRNTPALRRALGI, from the coding sequence ATGGCGGAAGTGCACCGGCTCGACCCGATCCACCGCAGCCCCGGGAAGTCGACGGTGTACGCGGCGTGGGAACGCTTCGTGCGGGGTGAAGACGACATCCGCGGTGTGCGACCGGAAGTGCTGGTCTCCTGGCTCCGCTGCCGGGACCGCTATCGGGTCGATCCGAACCTCGCCAAGGCGCCGGTCGCGGTCGCCGAGGTCGAGCACACGCTGGAACATGACGTGGTCCTCGCCGAGCTCGGCTTCCGCGCGGCCACGGTGGCCCACGAGGTGAGCAACGCGGGCGGCATCGTGACGGTCACCGACGCCACCGGACGGGTGCTGGCCGAATGGGGCGATCCGCGCACCCGTGATCACGCCGCACAGGCCAACCTGGCGCCGTGGTTCTCCTGGGCGGAGGGCTCGACCGGGACCAACGGCATCGGCACCGCGCTGGAATCGCGATCACCGGTGATGATCCGGGGCGCGGAGCACTGGTGTCAGGCCTTCCACGACTGGAACTGCGCGGGAGTGGCGGTGCACGACTTGGTCACCGGGGAACCCATCGCCGCGTTGAACATCTCCTGTTTGCGCAGCGAACTCCCCACGGCGGCGGGCGCCTGGTTGTCGAACGCCGCCACCCGGACCGGGCGCACGCTGCGCAAGCGCGCCCAGGACGGCTGCGCCGAGCTGATCGCCGCCTACAACCGGGTGCGGGTGCGGGTGGGGGTGTCGTTGGCGGCGTTGGATCCGGCGGGCCGGGTGGTGATCGCCGATGATCGGGCGAGTGTGCTGCTGGGGGTGCCGGGTTCGACGCCCGCGTCCGATCCCGCGGCACGCTGGAACCCGGGCCTCCCGGAGCTGGCCCGGGTGGCCGGATACGCGGCCAAACAAGCATCACGAAACCCGGACTGGGTCGGGGCCACCCAGATCTTCACACACCTGGCCGACGAACCCACCCCGATCAGCATCCGCCCGGTATTCCTGGCCGGACACCTCGTCGGCAACCTCGTCGAATTCGGCGTATCCGACGCCGAACAACTCCCCCACACCCACACCACCCCCCACCACAACCACAGTCAACAACAGGGGCAGGGGCAGGGCCGGGGCTCCCGGGTCGTGGCCACACGCGACAACCGCATGGTGCTGCTACACCACCCCGAAATCTCCTTCGCCGAATCCGACGGCAACGACGTCTGGCTCACCACCGACCAAGGACGACTCCGCGCCGCCACACCAGCCCTCGACAAACTCGAAACACAACTCGCCCACACCGGCCTGCGCGTCCACCGCCAATACATCGTCAACCTCAACCGCATCCGCGAAATCGAACGCGGCACCAAAGGCGAACTCACCCTCATCATGGACGACCACGCCCACACCATGATCCCCGTCTCCCGACGCAACACCCCCGCCCTCCGCCGCGCACTCGGCATCTAA
- a CDS encoding DNA-binding protein: MTGRLPPLEIVSSRSGSSEGDSLTATSSQVARAWESFATGEDIEHGVRPEVLASWYRCRDQYEVDPTLHVAPDAPGYNDHRLDNDVIFAKLGGLGALAGRDVEFDGGVVAVTDGAGRILGSWGDPNTRKRAESANMAPWSSWSEQCTGTNGMGTSLEVSGPVTVTGPEHWCEGFHRWACAGISIRDVVTGSPVAAINISRWNAPMSERVPEWLTMAAASVEQEIYRRALSEAKSVLAEFNAETAQSGGAVMAVDRGGNVVAANHAAASLLRLTNDSPVVTGVFEPANRWQPDIPGFAEVVRWATGRSVDRPQWTGHAWLAVCPGENPIPVTLRPIVDANHVVGMFCAFGTQEGEPYENTAQSAAISLPRRVIGIRNDRLVLLAPSEIRYAEADRNIVWLGTDRGRIQAATRGLDNVEELLVPHGFRRVHRRFVANLRRVAELERGVKGELVLVTDPRLHELVPVSRRHAPEIRRLLGL, translated from the coding sequence ATGACCGGGAGATTGCCACCTCTGGAGATCGTCTCGAGCCGTTCCGGCAGCAGCGAGGGCGATTCCCTGACGGCCACCTCGAGCCAGGTCGCCCGCGCATGGGAGAGCTTCGCGACCGGCGAGGACATCGAGCACGGCGTGCGCCCGGAGGTCCTCGCCTCCTGGTACCGCTGCCGGGACCAGTACGAAGTCGATCCCACGCTGCACGTCGCGCCCGACGCTCCCGGTTACAACGACCACCGGCTGGACAACGACGTGATCTTCGCGAAGCTCGGCGGCCTGGGCGCGCTGGCCGGCCGCGACGTCGAGTTCGACGGCGGCGTCGTGGCGGTGACCGACGGAGCCGGCCGGATCCTGGGCTCCTGGGGCGACCCGAACACCCGCAAACGAGCCGAGTCGGCCAACATGGCGCCCTGGTCGTCCTGGTCGGAGCAGTGCACCGGCACCAACGGGATGGGCACCTCCCTCGAGGTCTCGGGTCCGGTCACCGTCACCGGGCCGGAGCACTGGTGCGAGGGCTTCCATCGATGGGCCTGCGCGGGCATCTCGATCCGCGACGTGGTCACCGGCTCGCCGGTCGCCGCGATCAACATCTCCCGGTGGAACGCGCCGATGTCCGAACGTGTCCCGGAGTGGCTGACGATGGCCGCCGCGAGCGTGGAGCAGGAGATCTATCGTCGCGCGCTGTCCGAAGCCAAGAGCGTGCTCGCCGAGTTCAACGCCGAGACCGCCCAGAGCGGCGGCGCGGTCATGGCCGTCGACCGCGGCGGCAATGTCGTCGCGGCCAACCACGCGGCGGCTTCGCTGCTGCGGCTGACCAACGACAGCCCGGTCGTCACCGGCGTGTTCGAACCGGCCAACCGCTGGCAGCCGGACATCCCGGGCTTCGCCGAGGTCGTGCGCTGGGCGACGGGCCGGTCGGTGGACCGGCCACAGTGGACCGGCCATGCCTGGTTAGCGGTGTGTCCGGGCGAGAATCCGATCCCGGTCACGTTGCGCCCCATCGTGGACGCCAACCACGTGGTGGGCATGTTCTGCGCGTTCGGCACGCAGGAGGGCGAGCCCTACGAGAACACCGCCCAGTCTGCGGCGATTTCGCTGCCGCGACGGGTGATCGGCATCCGCAACGACCGGCTGGTGCTGCTGGCTCCCTCGGAGATCCGCTACGCCGAGGCCGACCGCAACATCGTGTGGCTGGGCACTGATCGCGGCCGCATCCAGGCGGCCACCCGCGGGCTCGACAACGTCGAGGAACTGCTCGTCCCGCACGGTTTCCGGCGGGTGCACCGGCGCTTTGTGGCCAACCTGCGCCGGGTCGCCGAGCTGGAACGCGGTGTGAAGGGTGAACTCGTGCTAGTCACCGATCCCCGCTTGCACGAGCTGGTGCCGGTCTCGCGGCGGCACGCACCGGAGATCCGGCGACTGCTCGGCCTCTGA
- a CDS encoding bifunctional 3-phenylpropionate/cinnamic acid dioxygenase ferredoxin subunit yields MGRATHRVRACSLQELPPGTARKLRIAFPAIAIFNLDGTVYAVEDLCTHAFALLSEGRVEGTSVRCPLHRSQFDVRTGEPLCGPATESLRTYEVEVIAGEVIVHIETSLFGTSA; encoded by the coding sequence ATGGGACGGGCCACTCACCGGGTGCGGGCCTGCAGCTTGCAGGAGCTCCCGCCGGGCACGGCGCGCAAGTTGCGCATCGCCTTTCCCGCGATCGCGATCTTCAACCTGGACGGCACCGTCTACGCCGTGGAGGACCTGTGCACGCACGCCTTCGCGTTGCTCAGCGAGGGCCGCGTAGAGGGTACGTCGGTGAGGTGCCCGCTGCACCGGTCGCAGTTCGACGTGCGCACCGGCGAGCCGCTCTGCGGCCCGGCGACGGAATCGCTGCGCACCTACGAAGTGGAGGTGATCGCGGGCGAGGTCATCGTGCACATCGAGACCTCGTTGTTCGGCACCTCCGCGTGA
- a CDS encoding S-(hydroxymethyl)mycothiol dehydrogenase, giving the protein MSKSRAVVAPGRGKPVEVVTIDVPEPGPGEVQVRVQACGVCHTDLHYREGGINDEFPFLLGHEAAGIVEAVGPNVTEVGEGDFVVLNWRAVCGECRACERGRPQYCFDTHNAEQSMTLEDGTPLSPALGIGAFTERTLVHAGQCTKVDPEARPAVVSLLGCGVMAGVGAAVNTGDVSRGDSVAVIGCGGVGDGAIAGARLAGAARIIAVDTDPAKLNWAADFGATHTVNAAEVDAVAEIRSLTGGNGADVVIDAVGRPETYQQAFYARDLAGTVVLVGVPTPDMEIKLPLLDVFGRGGALKSSWYGDCLPSRDFPMLADLYRQGRFPLEKFVTEEIALGEVEDAFAKMKRGEVLRSVVVF; this is encoded by the coding sequence ATGAGCAAGTCGCGTGCTGTGGTGGCACCTGGTCGTGGAAAACCCGTCGAGGTGGTGACGATCGATGTGCCCGAGCCGGGGCCGGGTGAGGTCCAGGTGCGCGTGCAGGCCTGCGGGGTCTGCCACACCGACCTGCACTACCGCGAGGGCGGGATCAACGACGAATTCCCGTTCCTGCTCGGCCACGAGGCCGCCGGGATCGTCGAGGCCGTCGGCCCGAACGTCACCGAGGTCGGCGAAGGCGATTTCGTAGTCCTCAACTGGCGCGCGGTCTGCGGCGAGTGCCGCGCCTGCGAGCGCGGGCGCCCGCAGTACTGCTTCGACACCCACAACGCCGAGCAGTCCATGACCCTCGAGGACGGCACCCCGCTCTCGCCCGCGCTGGGCATCGGGGCGTTCACCGAGCGAACGCTGGTGCACGCGGGGCAGTGCACGAAGGTGGATCCGGAGGCCCGGCCCGCCGTGGTGTCGCTGCTCGGCTGCGGCGTGATGGCCGGAGTCGGTGCCGCGGTCAACACCGGCGACGTCTCCCGCGGTGACTCGGTGGCCGTGATCGGCTGCGGCGGTGTCGGAGACGGCGCGATCGCGGGCGCCCGGCTGGCCGGGGCCGCTCGGATCATCGCGGTGGACACCGATCCGGCGAAGCTCAACTGGGCAGCGGACTTCGGCGCGACGCACACCGTCAACGCCGCCGAGGTCGACGCGGTCGCCGAGATCAGGTCGCTGACCGGTGGCAACGGCGCGGACGTGGTGATCGACGCGGTCGGCCGTCCGGAGACCTACCAGCAGGCCTTCTACGCCCGCGACCTCGCCGGGACCGTGGTGCTGGTCGGGGTTCCCACCCCGGACATGGAGATCAAGCTCCCGCTGCTGGACGTCTTCGGCCGGGGCGGGGCGCTGAAGTCCTCGTGGTACGGCGATTGCCTGCCGAGCCGCGACTTCCCGATGCTCGCCGACCTCTACCGGCAGGGCAGGTTCCCGCTGGAGAAGTTCGTGACCGAGGAGATCGCGCTCGGCGAGGTCGAGGACGCGTTCGCGAAGATGAAGCGCGGCGAGGTGCTGCGTTCGGTGGTGGTGTTCTGA
- a CDS encoding MBL fold metallo-hydrolase, with protein sequence MGARIDHAITSGTFSLDGQTFEVDNNVWVIGDDDECVVLDAPHDVAAIREVIGDRRVVAVLATHAHDDHVRVAPQLIEATGSPLLLHRDDLVLWRQTHGSRDPDGYLVDGQEIEVAGVVLHVLHTPGHAPGAVCFDVPRLDAVFTGDTLFAGGPGATGRSYSDFGVIVESIRDRLFALPDSRAVHPGHGDTTTIGAERPHLDEWISRGH encoded by the coding sequence ATGGGCGCCCGCATCGACCACGCGATCACCTCGGGCACCTTCTCGCTGGACGGGCAGACCTTCGAGGTGGACAACAACGTCTGGGTCATCGGTGACGACGACGAGTGCGTCGTTCTCGACGCCCCGCACGACGTCGCCGCGATCCGGGAGGTGATCGGCGACCGGCGGGTGGTGGCGGTGCTGGCCACCCACGCGCACGACGACCACGTGCGGGTGGCCCCGCAGCTGATCGAGGCCACCGGCTCACCGCTGCTGCTGCACCGCGACGACCTGGTGTTGTGGCGGCAGACCCACGGCAGCCGAGACCCCGACGGGTACCTGGTCGACGGTCAGGAGATCGAGGTCGCCGGAGTGGTGCTGCACGTGCTGCACACCCCGGGGCACGCGCCGGGCGCGGTGTGCTTCGACGTTCCGCGGCTGGACGCGGTGTTCACCGGCGACACGTTGTTCGCCGGCGGGCCAGGGGCGACCGGCCGGTCCTATTCGGACTTCGGTGTCATCGTCGAGTCCATCCGGGACAGGCTGTTCGCGCTGCCGGATTCTCGCGCGGTGCACCCCGGCCACGGGGACACCACGACGATCGGCGCCGAACGACCGCACCTCGACGAGTGGATCAGCAGGGGGCACTGA